The stretch of DNA TGCTGCCAAGGGGGGCATCCTCCAAAAGGGTGCTCCCCGGGTGCTTCCACTTTCAGTGTCTTCTTGGCAAGATCCACAGCAATCACCCATCTACTTGAATCAGTCAAATGCCTGGATAATTCGAGGTAAAGAATGGCATTACCATCTCCGCACAGGGTGGGCCAAGCCGAGTACAGGTTCCTGGATGGCATGATTCTAGTGGATTCATCAATCCCTTGGCCTGACCGTAACGCCGTGTCAtcgaccgaaatgtcatcaacatcgACGATGCTTCCCTTGCGCCAGCAGTCGGACCCTAGCTCCCTGGTCCATGTCATGGCGCTCCAACCGTCCACCGTGCGCAGGATCTTGGGCTTCTTCTCCACACCTTTGCTCTTGCTCAGCTTGATCAGGTCTGAACCGTAGAGCACATCCTTGTCCCTGGGGTCCAGCGGCGGCTCTTCTTCTCTGATCTCTGTCACGATCACACGCTGCTCCATCTCCACGAACTTGATGGTACCATCGACGCAGCAGGCGACATCCCGGAATTGCTTCAAATAGGTATCTTGTCTGTTCTCAGGCAATGGCGCCGGCAATGGGATGTAGCGAGCGTGGAGGGGTTCTTCTTCCTGAAGCACGTCGCACACCACCATGCCCTGCTGCAAACTGACCCACGCAAGCACGCCATCTCCTACAGTGATCACCTTGTCCGGCCAGATCGCGTACTCCCGGGGGCATGGATTGGCCACCTCCTTGCTCCTCCATGTCCTGTCCTCGGACGAGTAGACGTGGAGCCGGTATTCCTTCAAGCTGTTCGCCGCGCTGCGGAGCGCCACCAGCAGGTAATGGCCGCCGGCATCCGCGCCGCGGGGGCGGGGCACGATCCCGAACTCGCCGACTCGGCGCAGCCCCCCGTCATCGTCCTCGGGAAGCGGCATGCTCTCAAGGGACGGGGACCTCAGGTCGCCCGTGTAGACAAagtactcctcctcgtcgtccttgcTGTAGTAGTAGCCGGAGGCGAAGACGGCGCGGAGGAGGACGAACCTGCCCTGGGCGCCCACCACCTCTGGCGGTACCTTCAGGGCGGCGACCTTGGAGCAGTGGCAGGTGCAGAAGGACACCGCCGGCGGGTCCGCGATCCAGAAGGTGACCTCCACGGTGTGGTTGCCCGTCGTCGACCTCGCCTTGGCCGTGGCTGTCGTCTCGTTCCTGCTGGCGGCGATGTAAGTCTGCCGGGCTAGGAGGATCGACGCCGGCCAGGGGGAGGCGCTGTCGGCGTCGCCGTCGGCCATCGATCCGCCGGACGTTTCAGATTTCGATCGGCCGGGTGCtactgctagggattgaaggaggcgcTCCAAGATTTGGGGACTGTACTTTTTTTTACGGGAGATTTCGGGATTGTTAGTTTGTGGCTTCAATTTCGACCTGCTGGGCTTCTGTTTCAACTCAGTTCTATTTTTTTTCCCATGTTGCTCTTCTTCCTTCTTGCACACAATTTTCTTCCATCCGCGAGTTTTTTGTTGGAGTTTCGGAGGAATGAAGGTGTAAAAAGCGGGGTTAGAGAGGACGACTTCCAAGATATGTGGTGTGGTTTCCTCCATATGATGGATTTTGATTAGTTTATTAATAaaagtaaattatttattactatccTACTGAAATGTTTTTATTTGGACTATGTTAAACTAATTCTTAGAGTCCCGTAGGAAAAATAATACATACATTTGAAGATAAATTTGACTTTCCATTTGTATCGACTCATCGTGTAAAAGTTTTATCCATTCCCAGCATAAAATTCAAATTTCTCTGGTTTTCCTTTCTTTCatagttttttttttgctttttttatctGTCGCCGTTTACCGGGCCTTCCATTCAAAGCTTATCATACTTCTCTTTCTGCCCTTGCAGCACACATTGACTTTTTCTGAATACACGTCGAACATTTTTTGTTAATGTTGGTGGTGGTAGCGGTGACTGGAGTGGCATATTCTGGTTAATGTTGATGTATGATGATCAAAGATGGAAACATGGGAAACATTGCATATGAAAAAACAGCATATCAGAATGTTTTGATGGGGCCATGACCATGATGAGTACCCACCTGTAGAAGCATAATTGTGGAGGCTGGAAGTGACACCTTCTATTTTGATTCTATCTTTCTCTTGATAAAATGCAAAACTTGTGTCTCAATGAATTGATGGAAAAAGGGGAAAGTTGGTGATCATGTTGGATTTAGCATACCttattgttttatttaatttcttttttcatttgtgttttcatttcttttcattttcattttttgcTTTTTAAAATGCAAGAACGTTTTAACTCAAACAATGTTCATCAATCTTAAAAAACAATCATCAAATAAAAAATCATTGTATTAAAAATTATTCATCAAATTCAAAACATATTCCTCCAATTCAAAAACaaagttcatgaacatttttaaaatgttcatgaatttcaaaaaaatgttcatcaaattcaccaaaaaTCATCCAATTAACAATGTTcttgaattcaaaatttgttcatgaaattcaaaaaaatgttaatCAGATTAAAACTTTGTTCCTCAAATACAAGAAATGTTCATCAAAATATTATAAAATGTTAATAAAAATCTGAAAATGTTCATTTTCttgaaatagtgaacattttttgtATTCATTAGTATTTTGTGAAATTTAAAACTTTATTTGATCTAGAACTTTTTTAAAGAagcgaaaaatagaaaagaaaaaccaaaaacaaaaGGAAACGGAAAAACATGGGAGCGCGCGTGGGGGCGAGGGGGTATGCATTTCCACCATGTACAACGGGGAATAAAGGGTCCCAAAATATCTGCTCGTGTTTGGGTTTTCGGATGGGTTCTCGTTGGGGCTTGAAGGTGGCGCTCAAGAATTTGGGCCCTTGTCGAATGAGTGCCATGAGTGTTTAGGGCTGGTTCTTTTTGGCTTGGGTTCTAGGTTTGCATAATCATAAGCAAGAATTAGAAATTTGATTGCAATATCATGGCATAAAAGGAAGATCCCAAGAAGCATGTGAGTTGGATTCACTAAAGGAATGCATTTTCTAAAACTTAGTTGAACAAGCCCCATCATCCACATCATatcgtactccctccatttttatttactccgcatattagctttggtcaaagtcaaactttgtaaactttgacaaaaaaATTAGACAAAAATATTAAGGTATACAATAACAACTCAATCACATTAGATTGATTGTTGAAtacactttcacatcatatagatttgctattttaaatgttcatacttttttctataaacttagtcaaagtttatgaagtttgacttca from Triticum dicoccoides isolate Atlit2015 ecotype Zavitan chromosome 6A, WEW_v2.0, whole genome shotgun sequence encodes:
- the LOC119316103 gene encoding uncharacterized protein LOC119316103, with the protein product MADGDADSASPWPASILLARQTYIAASRNETTATAKARSTTGNHTVEVTFWIADPPAVSFCTCHCSKVAALKVPPEVVGAQGRFVLLRAVFASGYYYSKDDEEEYFVYTGDLRSPSLESMPLPEDDDGGLRRVGEFGIVPRPRGADAGGHYLLVALRSAANSLKEYRLHVYSSEDRTWRSKEVANPCPREYAIWPDKVITVGDGVLAWVSLQQGMVVCDVLQEEEPLHARYIPLPAPLPENRQDTYLKQFRDVACCVDGTIKFVEMEQRVIVTEIREEEPPLDPRDKDVLYGSDLIKLSKSKGVEKKPKILRTVDGWSAMTWTRELGSDCWRKGSIVDVDDISVDDTALRSGQGIDESTRIMPSRNLYSAWPTLCGDGNAILYLELSRHLTDSSRWVIAVDLAKKTLKVEAPGEHPFGGCPPWQQICHPCALANHLKMTPRIKVSAIQITQKGSSANEPNNTPIRAIC